A part of Streptomyces sp. NBC_01497 genomic DNA contains:
- a CDS encoding PP2C family protein-serine/threonine phosphatase, with translation MALAETLEAAEAAAPVESLDVVARMLKDHLGAVSVSFLITDFTGSSVVRLGAAGSVETGEPARRISLRGTLYDDVIRTQRPSVEDGGGGALVRVVAPVTNRGDAIGLLELFLPEAPEPEEMREIGEAAHALAYIVIANRSFTDLYQWGRRTIPLSLAAEIQHRLLPASLACEAAQFAVAGALEPADHVGGDTFDYVIDRDTVQLSVTDAMGHDVNAALLATLLVSALRRARRAGAGLKEQARQADQALRERGRQEYVTGQLLRISLVDGRAEFVNAGHPWPLRMREGQVREITPEVDMPFGFDVPHTYRVQALDLRPGDRLVMLTDGMLERNANSLDLSELIVRTRALHPREAARALIAAVVDVNRGHLQDDATVMCLDWHGVGYSQRDAATGADLSDTSRPSRTMWTTPGR, from the coding sequence ATGGCGCTGGCGGAGACCTTGGAGGCTGCGGAGGCCGCCGCTCCCGTGGAGTCGCTGGACGTGGTCGCGCGCATGCTCAAGGACCACCTCGGGGCCGTGTCGGTGTCGTTCCTGATCACCGACTTCACCGGCAGCTCAGTCGTCCGGTTGGGGGCTGCGGGCAGTGTCGAGACCGGTGAGCCGGCCCGGCGTATCTCACTGCGGGGCACCCTGTACGACGATGTCATCCGCACCCAGCGCCCGAGCGTGGAGGACGGGGGCGGGGGCGCGTTGGTGCGGGTCGTTGCTCCCGTGACCAACCGCGGCGACGCGATCGGGCTCCTCGAACTGTTCCTGCCTGAGGCTCCGGAGCCGGAGGAGATGCGAGAGATCGGCGAGGCCGCGCACGCGCTGGCGTACATCGTCATCGCCAACCGGTCCTTCACCGACCTCTACCAGTGGGGCCGGCGCACCATTCCGCTGAGTCTTGCCGCGGAGATCCAGCACCGGCTGCTCCCGGCGTCGCTGGCGTGCGAAGCGGCACAGTTCGCGGTTGCCGGGGCTCTGGAGCCCGCCGATCACGTGGGGGGTGACACCTTCGACTACGTGATCGACCGGGACACCGTCCAGCTCTCCGTCACCGACGCCATGGGCCACGACGTCAACGCCGCACTGCTGGCCACCCTCCTGGTGAGCGCCCTGCGAAGGGCGCGGCGGGCGGGTGCCGGCCTCAAGGAACAGGCGCGCCAGGCCGACCAGGCGCTGCGTGAGCGCGGTCGGCAGGAATACGTCACCGGTCAGCTGCTGCGTATCAGCCTGGTCGACGGCAGGGCCGAGTTCGTCAACGCGGGGCATCCCTGGCCACTGCGGATGCGGGAGGGACAGGTGCGGGAGATCACTCCTGAGGTCGATATGCCGTTCGGCTTCGACGTCCCTCACACCTACCGGGTCCAGGCCCTGGATCTGCGTCCGGGTGACCGGCTGGTGATGCTGACCGACGGCATGCTGGAGCGCAACGCGAACAGCCTCGACCTGTCGGAACTGATCGTCCGCACGCGTGCGCTGCACCCCCGCGAGGCCGCCCGCGCCCTCATCGCGGCAGTCGTCGACGTCAACCGCGGTCATCTGCAGGACGACGCGACCGTCATGTGCCTGGACTGGCACGGCGTCGGCTACTCCCAGCGTGACGCCGCTACCGGCGCTGACCTTTCCGACACCTCACGACCGTCAAGGACGATGTGGACCACTCCCGGACGATGA